In a genomic window of Mycolicibacterium neoaurum VKM Ac-1815D:
- a CDS encoding glycosyltransferase: protein MSDDRSGAPRRFDGVDGPRVAIAHDYLTQRGGAEKVVLSMSKAFPDAPIYTLLYDPAGTYPEFAERDVRVSPLNRMSLFRKHHRAALPVLPFAASAMFIDADVVVTSSSGWAHGFRTNGAKLVHCHTPAHWLYALEHYLKPDGDKLKRAVLKVGSPALRSWDQRAATTVDRYLAVSTAIKDRIRTAYGIDAGVLPSPISMRPDAPAEPVPEVAHWLTDGGEPFYLCVSRLMAYKNVDAVIGAFAHTDRRLVVVGHGPEAARLERLKTPNVALLSALTDGQMAWLYQSCRALIAASYEDFGLTPIEAAVSGKPSVVLRWGGFLDTVVEGSTGVFFDRPEPAAIAEALDRFEAGEFDPDRLRAHAERFTEARYAESLYAAVDEIVNPNQVTPRP from the coding sequence GTGTCTGACGACCGCAGCGGAGCCCCGCGGCGTTTCGACGGTGTCGACGGCCCGCGGGTGGCGATCGCACACGACTACCTCACCCAGCGGGGCGGCGCCGAGAAGGTGGTGCTCTCGATGAGCAAGGCCTTCCCCGACGCACCGATCTACACGCTGCTCTACGACCCGGCGGGCACCTATCCGGAGTTCGCCGAGCGCGATGTGCGGGTGTCCCCGCTGAACCGGATGTCGCTGTTCCGCAAGCACCACCGGGCCGCGCTGCCGGTGCTGCCGTTCGCGGCCAGTGCGATGTTCATCGACGCGGATGTCGTGGTCACCAGCAGCAGCGGCTGGGCGCACGGTTTCCGCACCAACGGTGCCAAGCTGGTGCACTGCCATACCCCGGCGCACTGGCTCTACGCACTGGAGCACTACCTCAAACCCGACGGCGACAAACTCAAACGCGCTGTGTTGAAGGTCGGCTCGCCGGCGCTGCGGTCATGGGATCAGCGCGCCGCCACCACCGTGGACCGCTACCTGGCGGTCTCGACCGCCATCAAGGACCGGATCCGGACCGCCTACGGTATCGACGCCGGCGTGCTGCCGTCGCCGATCTCCATGCGCCCGGATGCCCCCGCCGAACCCGTGCCCGAGGTGGCGCACTGGCTCACCGATGGCGGCGAACCCTTCTATCTGTGCGTCTCTCGCCTGATGGCCTACAAGAACGTCGACGCCGTCATCGGGGCCTTCGCCCACACCGACCGCCGGCTCGTCGTCGTCGGGCACGGACCGGAGGCGGCCCGGCTGGAACGGCTCAAGACGCCCAACGTGGCCCTGCTGTCGGCACTCACCGACGGACAGATGGCCTGGCTGTATCAATCCTGCCGGGCACTGATCGCGGCCAGCTACGAGGACTTCGGGCTGACGCCCATCGAGGCCGCGGTATCGGGCAAGCCCAGTGTGGTGCTGCGGTGGGGCGGATTCCTGGACACCGTCGTCGAAGGCAGCACCGGGGTCTTCTTCGACCGACCCGAGCCCGCCGCCATCGCCGAGGCGCTGGATCGCTTCGAAGCCGGCGAGTTCGACCCCGACCGGTTGCGGGCCCACGCCGAGCGCTTCACCGAGGCGCGCTATGCGGAGTCGCTGTACGCCGCCGTCGACGAGATCGTGAATCCGAACCAGGTGACACCACGGCCCTGA
- a CDS encoding glycosyltransferase, translated as MSAGSESFPDHRLVFVAPDEGQTAVGDYAQDLVTALRPHFGEIVECRTAGPGSDTLADIRRHRTRVRRLIADGPPGRTLVHAELSTGVLPTFWATAGIDDVPVTATIHDPPQGLWFLARTKFIASSRLLTHGIHYPLRPLSRAVEGRVHAGRTLIALTETGRQSIARTYPDTSTYCVPHLVRSRPAIAPAQDRPKAVGFFGFVYRGKGFDHIARIRELLPRDIAIRVAGRGTEELPRAEGIEILGGVDGAQEDAFFESVRAIVVPYGKRHFYAETYPASGVVAHAMAYSTPIVCTGYGALAELGTDQGVLNVAPRGGGDDAVAAGLADGIATLLNDADRLTELGRNADRTRQERSAARTAEAFAQIWSKVLAEWSASGR; from the coding sequence ATGTCGGCCGGCTCGGAGTCGTTCCCCGATCACCGGCTCGTCTTCGTCGCCCCGGACGAGGGGCAGACCGCGGTCGGGGACTATGCGCAGGACCTGGTGACCGCGCTGCGGCCGCATTTCGGTGAGATCGTCGAGTGCCGCACCGCAGGACCGGGTTCGGACACCCTTGCCGATATCCGGCGGCACCGCACCCGGGTGCGCAGGCTGATCGCCGACGGCCCGCCCGGGCGCACACTGGTGCACGCCGAGCTGTCCACCGGGGTGCTGCCGACGTTCTGGGCCACCGCCGGTATCGACGATGTGCCCGTCACCGCCACCATCCACGATCCGCCCCAAGGGTTGTGGTTCCTGGCGCGCACGAAGTTCATCGCGTCGTCTCGGCTGCTGACCCATGGCATCCACTACCCGCTGCGCCCGCTGTCCCGCGCCGTCGAGGGGCGGGTGCATGCCGGCCGCACGCTGATCGCGCTCACCGAGACGGGGCGGCAGTCGATCGCGCGCACCTACCCGGACACGTCGACCTACTGCGTGCCGCACCTGGTGCGCAGCCGTCCCGCCATCGCACCGGCCCAGGATCGTCCGAAGGCCGTCGGCTTCTTCGGATTCGTCTACCGCGGAAAGGGTTTCGACCATATCGCCCGGATCCGCGAGCTGCTGCCCCGCGACATCGCGATCCGCGTCGCCGGTCGCGGCACGGAGGAGCTGCCGCGGGCCGAGGGCATCGAGATCCTCGGCGGTGTCGACGGAGCGCAGGAGGACGCCTTCTTCGAATCGGTGCGCGCCATCGTCGTGCCCTACGGCAAGCGGCATTTCTACGCCGAGACCTACCCGGCTTCCGGGGTGGTCGCCCATGCCATGGCCTACAGCACACCCATCGTGTGCACCGGCTACGGCGCTTTGGCCGAGCTCGGCACCGACCAAGGCGTGCTCAACGTCGCCCCGCGTGGTGGTGGCGACGATGCCGTGGCCGCCGGACTGGCCGATGGCATCGCCACCCTGCTCAACGATGCCGACCGGTTGACCGAGCTCGGGCGCAACGCCGACCGCACCCGCCAGGAACGGTCGGCCGCCCGCACCGCGGAGGCCTTCGCGCAGATCTGGTCGAAGGTGCTCGCCGAGTGGTCCGCGAGCGGCCGGTGA
- a CDS encoding Rieske 2Fe-2S domain-containing protein produces MTDIREIDAGVAMTRFARGWHCLGLAETFRDGRPHGIEAFGSKLVVFGDTGGALHVLDAYCRHMGGDLSRGSVKDDNLACPFHDWRWRADGRCALVPYAKRTPRLARTRAWETREVNGQLLVWHDPEGSAPPAGLLPPTIEGYPEGRWSPWQWNSVLIEGSHCREIVDNNVDMAHFFYIHHAYPTFFKNVIEGHTASQFMESKPRPDYIADPEKLWEGTYLRSEATYFGPAYMINWLHNDLAPGFTVEVALINCHYPVSHDSFVLQWGVAVQQMPGLPADKAAKLAGAMSRSFGEGFMEDVEIWRHKTRIENPLLTEEDGAVYQHRRWYEQFYVDAADVTADMTDRFELEIDTTHAYGIWAEEVAENLAGLAQAGGGTTAQR; encoded by the coding sequence ATGACCGATATCCGCGAGATCGACGCCGGCGTCGCGATGACCAGGTTCGCCCGTGGCTGGCACTGCCTGGGGCTGGCCGAGACCTTCCGCGACGGGCGACCGCACGGTATCGAGGCGTTCGGTTCCAAGCTGGTGGTCTTCGGCGATACCGGCGGTGCTCTGCACGTGCTCGACGCGTACTGCAGGCATATGGGCGGTGACCTCTCCCGCGGTTCGGTCAAGGACGACAACCTGGCCTGCCCGTTCCACGACTGGCGCTGGCGCGCCGACGGACGATGTGCCCTGGTGCCCTACGCCAAGCGGACACCGCGGCTGGCGCGCACCCGCGCCTGGGAAACCCGCGAGGTCAACGGGCAGTTGCTGGTCTGGCACGATCCGGAGGGTTCGGCGCCGCCGGCGGGACTCCTGCCGCCCACGATCGAGGGTTATCCCGAGGGCCGATGGTCGCCGTGGCAGTGGAACTCGGTGCTGATCGAGGGTTCACATTGTCGCGAGATCGTGGACAACAACGTCGACATGGCGCATTTCTTCTATATCCACCACGCCTATCCGACGTTCTTCAAGAACGTCATCGAGGGGCACACCGCCAGTCAGTTCATGGAGTCCAAACCCCGGCCCGATTACATCGCCGACCCCGAAAAGCTCTGGGAGGGAACATATCTGCGTTCTGAGGCCACCTACTTCGGACCGGCATACATGATCAACTGGTTGCACAACGACCTGGCGCCGGGGTTCACCGTCGAAGTGGCGCTGATCAACTGCCACTACCCGGTGTCCCACGACTCGTTCGTCCTGCAGTGGGGTGTGGCGGTGCAGCAGATGCCCGGTCTGCCCGCCGACAAGGCGGCCAAGCTGGCCGGCGCGATGAGCCGATCCTTCGGTGAGGGTTTCATGGAGGACGTCGAGATCTGGCGGCACAAGACCAGGATCGAGAACCCGCTGCTCACCGAGGAGGACGGTGCGGTCTATCAGCACCGCCGCTGGTATGAGCAGTTCTACGTCGACGCGGCCGATGTCACCGCCGATATGACCGACCGGTTCGAGCTGGAGATCGACACCACCCACGCCTACGGGATCTGGGCCGAGGAGGTCGCCGAGAATCTGGCCGGGCTGGCGCAGGCGGGTGGCGGTACCACCGCGCAACGGTGA
- a CDS encoding acyl-CoA carboxylase subunit beta: protein MTSTIEPAAEHVVDIHTTAGKLADLRKRAEEALHPVGEAAVEKVHAKGKLTARERIYALLDEDSFVELDALARHRSTNFGLESNRPLGDGVVTGYGTIDGREVCIFSQDATVFGGSLGEVYGEKIVKVQELAIKTGRPLIGINDGAGARIQEGVVSLGLYSRIFHNNIKASGVIPQISLIMGAAAGGHVYSPALTDFVIMVDQTSQMFITGPDVIKTVTGEDVTMEELGGAQTHMSKSGTVHYVASGEQDALDYVRDLLSYLPANNYADPPRYPAPPHPGAIEDNLTDEDIELDTLIPDSPNQPYDMHEVISRILDDDEFLEIQAGYAQNIIVGYGRVDGRTVGIVANQPTQFAGCLDINASEKAARFIRTCDCFNIPIVLLVDVPGFLPGTGQEYNGIIRRGAKLLYAYGEATVPKITVITRKSYGGAYCVMGSKDMGADVVVAWPTAQIAVMGASGAVGFVYRQELKKAAQEGEDVDALRLELQQSYEDTLVNPYIAAERGYVDAVIPPSHTRGYVATSLRLLERKISQVPPKKHGNIPL from the coding sequence ATGACGAGCACTATCGAGCCGGCGGCAGAGCACGTAGTCGATATCCACACCACGGCCGGCAAGCTGGCCGACCTGCGCAAGCGCGCCGAAGAGGCGCTGCACCCGGTCGGTGAGGCCGCGGTCGAGAAGGTGCACGCCAAGGGCAAGCTGACCGCCCGCGAGCGCATCTACGCACTGCTGGACGAGGACTCCTTCGTCGAACTCGACGCGTTGGCACGCCACCGCAGCACCAACTTCGGGCTGGAGTCCAACCGCCCGCTCGGCGACGGCGTGGTGACCGGCTACGGCACCATCGACGGCCGCGAGGTCTGCATCTTCAGCCAGGACGCCACCGTCTTCGGCGGCAGCCTCGGCGAGGTCTACGGCGAGAAGATCGTCAAGGTCCAGGAATTGGCCATCAAGACCGGCCGCCCGCTGATCGGTATCAACGACGGCGCCGGCGCCCGCATCCAGGAGGGTGTGGTCTCCCTCGGCCTGTACAGCCGGATCTTCCACAACAACATCAAGGCCTCGGGCGTCATCCCGCAGATCTCGCTGATCATGGGCGCCGCGGCCGGCGGCCACGTCTACTCCCCCGCGCTGACCGACTTCGTGATCATGGTCGACCAGACCAGCCAGATGTTCATCACCGGTCCCGATGTCATCAAGACCGTCACCGGTGAGGACGTCACCATGGAGGAGCTGGGCGGCGCCCAGACCCACATGTCCAAGTCCGGCACCGTGCACTACGTGGCCTCCGGCGAACAGGACGCCCTGGACTACGTCCGCGACCTGCTGAGCTACCTGCCCGCCAACAACTACGCCGATCCGCCGCGCTACCCGGCGCCGCCGCACCCGGGCGCCATCGAGGACAACCTCACCGATGAGGATATCGAGCTCGACACCCTGATCCCCGATTCGCCGAACCAGCCCTACGACATGCACGAGGTCATCTCGCGCATCCTCGATGATGACGAGTTCCTGGAGATCCAGGCCGGTTACGCGCAGAACATCATCGTCGGCTACGGCCGTGTCGACGGCCGCACCGTCGGCATCGTGGCCAACCAGCCGACCCAGTTCGCCGGCTGCCTCGACATCAACGCCTCGGAGAAGGCCGCCCGGTTCATCCGGACCTGCGACTGCTTCAACATCCCGATCGTGCTGCTGGTCGACGTGCCGGGCTTCCTGCCGGGCACCGGCCAGGAGTACAACGGCATCATCCGCCGCGGCGCCAAGCTGCTGTACGCCTACGGCGAGGCGACCGTGCCCAAGATCACCGTCATCACCCGCAAGTCCTACGGCGGCGCGTACTGCGTGATGGGCTCCAAGGACATGGGCGCCGACGTGGTGGTGGCGTGGCCGACGGCCCAGATCGCGGTCATGGGCGCCTCCGGCGCGGTCGGCTTCGTCTACCGCCAGGAACTCAAGAAGGCCGCGCAGGAGGGCGAGGACGTCGACGCCCTGCGCCTGGAGCTGCAGCAGTCCTATGAGGACACCCTGGTCAACCCGTACATCGCCGCCGAGCGCGGTTATGTCGACGCGGTCATCCCGCCCTCGCACACCCGCGGTTACGTGGCGACCTCGCTGCGTCTGCTGGAGCGCAAGATCAGCCAGGTGCCGCCGAAGAAGCACGGCAACATCCCGCTGTAG
- a CDS encoding acyltransferase, translating into MTGVPASADPEDVARKLAAAPALHMPPPPEWILDENNRVIDYKMQGMTRFRKIRNRLGELFFNSFITYIPSHTIRQGYLRLMGARIGKRSSILRGTTVLDIEFLTVGDGVAIGFRCLLDSRAGLYIGDNVTIASDVHFIGGGHDINHPDFLPVPIPTVVQDYVWIASRAMVLPSLIGRGAVVAAHAVVNKDVAELDIVGGVPAKVIGKRPAESLGYTNNHRPLFY; encoded by the coding sequence ATGACCGGAGTACCCGCGTCGGCTGATCCGGAAGACGTTGCCCGCAAGCTGGCCGCCGCTCCGGCGCTGCACATGCCACCGCCGCCGGAGTGGATCCTCGACGAGAACAACCGCGTCATCGACTACAAGATGCAAGGGATGACCCGGTTCCGCAAGATCCGCAACCGGCTCGGTGAGTTGTTCTTCAACAGCTTCATCACCTACATCCCCTCCCACACCATCCGGCAGGGCTACCTGCGGCTGATGGGTGCGCGGATCGGCAAGCGGTCGTCCATCCTGCGCGGCACCACCGTGCTGGACATCGAATTCCTCACCGTCGGCGACGGGGTCGCCATCGGTTTCCGCTGCCTGCTGGATTCCCGCGCCGGGCTCTACATCGGCGACAACGTGACGATCGCCAGTGACGTGCACTTCATCGGCGGCGGCCATGACATCAACCATCCCGACTTCCTGCCGGTGCCGATTCCGACCGTCGTCCAGGATTACGTGTGGATCGCCAGCCGCGCCATGGTGTTGCCGTCGCTGATCGGCCGGGGTGCGGTGGTGGCCGCGCATGCGGTGGTGAACAAGGATGTCGCCGAACTCGACATCGTCGGCGGGGTGCCCGCCAAGGTGATCGGCAAGCGGCCCGCCGAATCGTTGGGCTACACCAACAATCACCGCCCACTGTTCTACTGA
- a CDS encoding AMP-binding protein: MLLDRRGDTHPGLRTRENNWTWDEVVAESITRAGLGRKLLDDEPDMAPHIGVLLPNVADFVFWLGAAALGGMTVVGINPTRGDAEMASEIRLADCRLIITDTEGAARLAAVDLDVPAHRILVVGDASYRAALDAHRGAPLPTGADPVGADTLMLLLFTSGTTGASKAVRCTQGRLARIAYAARDKFGHRREDVEYCSMPLFHGNAIMALWAPALSVGATVCLAPSFSASGFLSDVRYFGATFFTYVGKALGYLMATPERDDDADNPLRRGFGTEASPDDQARFRRRFGAELYEGYGSSEGGGAVVLHPDAPAGALGRPAHDGVAIVDPVTLRDCAPAVLDGVGRVRNPDEAVGEIVDKFGTRSFEGYYKNDAANAERIRNGWYWTGDLGYLDEAGFIYFAGRRGDWIRVDGENLSALTIEHVLRRHPAVIAAAAYAVPDPRSGDQVMAAIEVARPAEFDAAAFAEYLSGQPDLGAKAVPRLLRVSAGLPMTGSNKIVKHELQEQRWHTDEDVYRWSGRRPVVFELLDADGRDALDAEFDAHGRQARV; this comes from the coding sequence ATGCTGCTCGATCGCCGCGGCGATACCCACCCTGGCCTGCGCACTCGTGAGAACAACTGGACCTGGGACGAGGTGGTCGCCGAATCGATCACCAGGGCCGGGCTGGGCCGGAAGCTGTTGGACGACGAGCCCGACATGGCGCCGCATATCGGGGTGCTGCTGCCCAATGTGGCCGACTTCGTGTTCTGGTTGGGCGCCGCGGCGCTGGGCGGGATGACTGTGGTGGGTATCAACCCGACCCGTGGGGATGCCGAGATGGCGTCCGAGATACGGCTCGCCGACTGCCGGCTGATCATCACCGATACCGAGGGCGCCGCCCGGCTGGCGGCGGTGGATCTGGATGTGCCCGCACACCGGATACTCGTGGTCGGTGACGCGTCCTATCGCGCCGCGCTCGACGCGCATCGCGGCGCCCCGCTGCCCACCGGAGCCGATCCCGTCGGCGCCGACACCCTGATGCTGTTGTTGTTCACCTCGGGTACCACCGGTGCGTCGAAGGCGGTGCGCTGCACGCAGGGTCGGCTGGCCCGCATCGCCTACGCCGCGCGCGACAAATTCGGCCACCGTCGCGAGGATGTCGAGTACTGCAGCATGCCGCTGTTCCACGGCAACGCGATCATGGCGCTGTGGGCGCCCGCGCTGTCGGTGGGGGCCACGGTGTGCCTGGCGCCGTCGTTCTCCGCGTCCGGATTCCTTTCCGACGTCCGCTATTTCGGAGCCACCTTCTTCACCTACGTCGGCAAGGCGCTGGGATATCTGATGGCCACGCCCGAGCGCGACGATGATGCCGACAATCCCTTGCGGCGCGGGTTCGGCACCGAGGCTTCCCCGGATGATCAGGCCCGGTTCCGGCGCCGGTTCGGCGCCGAGCTCTACGAGGGCTACGGCTCCAGCGAGGGCGGCGGAGCGGTGGTCCTGCACCCGGACGCGCCCGCGGGTGCACTGGGCCGGCCCGCGCACGACGGGGTGGCCATCGTCGACCCGGTGACGCTGCGCGACTGCGCACCCGCGGTACTCGACGGCGTCGGACGCGTCCGCAACCCCGATGAGGCGGTCGGCGAGATCGTCGACAAGTTCGGCACCCGCTCCTTCGAGGGCTATTACAAGAACGACGCGGCCAACGCCGAGCGCATCCGGAATGGGTGGTATTGGACCGGGGACCTCGGTTATCTCGACGAAGCCGGGTTCATCTATTTCGCGGGCAGGCGCGGCGATTGGATCCGGGTGGATGGCGAGAACCTGTCGGCGCTGACCATCGAGCATGTGCTGCGCCGCCACCCGGCGGTCATCGCCGCGGCGGCCTACGCGGTGCCCGATCCACGCTCGGGGGATCAGGTGATGGCCGCCATCGAGGTGGCCCGGCCGGCGGAGTTCGACGCGGCGGCCTTCGCCGAATACCTGAGCGGCCAGCCCGATCTTGGGGCGAAGGCCGTCCCCAGGCTGCTGCGCGTCTCGGCGGGGCTACCGATGACCGGTTCCAACAAGATCGTCAAACACGAGCTCCAAGAACAGCGTTGGCACACCGACGAGGATGTGTACCGATGGTCGGGGCGCAGGCCGGTGGTGTTCGAGCTGCTCGACGCCGACGGCAGGGACGCCCTGGACGCCGAGTTCGACGCCCACGGCAGGCAGGCCCGCGTCTGA